Proteins from one Parvibaculum lavamentivorans DS-1 genomic window:
- a CDS encoding glycoside hydrolase family 5 protein has protein sequence MALPRLGIEGEWFQGTDGRKRILRGVNLGGDCKVPYAPNGHTNIPTDFSDHRTVSFVGRPFPLAEADEHFSRLKAWGFNCLRLLTTWEAVEHEGPGRYDEAYLDYFAELCRKADDYGLYVFVDFHQDVWSRMTGGDGAPGWLFDAVGLDFTKFHAAGAAHVMQYKYDFAKGGRQEENYPTMTWSQNYKYPANAIMWTLFFAGNTFCPDFLVQGRPAQDFLQEHYLGAMEAVARRVKDLSNVIGFDSLNEPGSGYVGQWLSYRHTGPSEKNPMPARPGLAWSPLDGFAAARGLARELPEMHIDWEQRAVVKKRDVLVNGDGVSIWKQGRHCPFERAGVYRINGGEIEAMDEKFFRERNGRRFEMEKDFMGPFFARVAERVRAVNNDWLLFAELDPGAGLGHGFPPDTPERTVNASHWYDIVTLSTKRFDFPVKINPYTGRTTEGAEAIEASYTRQLGRLKDASHALNGGTGAPALLGEFGIPFDLDNAAAYKAWKAGDRTDAPWEKHIIALDLMYNALDQLLMHSTQWNYTASNRNDQAVGDGWNQEDLSIYSIDQRVDPSDVNSGGRALAGFVRPYARAVAGRPLKMKFKRETGAFRFIYQAEGEGETEIFVPNLQYPNGYDVEVEGGTVTRDEENQCLRVHAVGSDKVGVMITRR, from the coding sequence ATGGCGTTGCCGAGGCTCGGAATTGAAGGCGAGTGGTTTCAGGGAACGGATGGCCGCAAGCGCATCCTGCGTGGCGTCAATCTTGGCGGCGACTGCAAGGTGCCATATGCGCCGAACGGCCACACAAATATCCCGACCGATTTTTCCGATCACCGCACCGTCTCCTTCGTCGGCCGTCCCTTTCCCCTCGCGGAAGCGGATGAACATTTCTCCCGCCTCAAGGCATGGGGCTTCAACTGCCTCCGCCTGCTGACCACATGGGAAGCGGTCGAACATGAAGGCCCCGGCCGCTACGACGAGGCCTATCTCGACTATTTCGCCGAACTCTGCCGCAAGGCCGACGATTACGGCCTCTATGTCTTCGTCGATTTCCATCAGGATGTCTGGAGCCGCATGACAGGCGGCGACGGCGCCCCCGGCTGGCTCTTCGACGCGGTCGGCCTCGACTTCACGAAGTTCCATGCCGCCGGCGCGGCGCATGTCATGCAATACAAATACGACTTCGCGAAAGGCGGCCGCCAGGAAGAAAACTACCCGACCATGACCTGGTCGCAGAATTACAAATACCCCGCCAACGCGATCATGTGGACGCTCTTCTTCGCCGGCAACACCTTCTGCCCGGACTTTCTCGTGCAGGGCCGCCCCGCGCAGGATTTCCTTCAGGAGCATTATCTCGGCGCGATGGAAGCCGTCGCACGCCGCGTGAAAGACCTGTCCAACGTCATCGGCTTCGACTCGCTGAACGAGCCGGGCTCAGGCTATGTCGGCCAGTGGCTGAGCTACCGGCACACAGGCCCCAGCGAGAAAAACCCCATGCCCGCGCGTCCCGGCCTCGCCTGGTCGCCGCTTGACGGTTTCGCCGCCGCGCGCGGTCTCGCCCGCGAACTCCCGGAAATGCATATCGACTGGGAGCAGCGCGCCGTCGTGAAGAAGCGCGACGTGCTGGTGAACGGCGATGGCGTCTCGATCTGGAAGCAGGGCCGCCATTGCCCCTTCGAGCGCGCAGGCGTCTACCGCATCAATGGCGGCGAGATCGAAGCCATGGATGAAAAATTCTTCCGCGAGCGCAACGGCCGCAGATTTGAAATGGAAAAGGATTTCATGGGCCCGTTCTTCGCCCGTGTCGCGGAGCGCGTGCGTGCCGTCAACAATGACTGGCTGCTCTTCGCCGAGCTCGATCCCGGCGCCGGCCTCGGCCACGGCTTCCCGCCCGACACGCCCGAGCGCACGGTCAATGCCAGCCACTGGTACGACATCGTCACGCTCTCGACCAAGCGGTTCGACTTCCCCGTGAAGATCAATCCCTATACCGGCCGCACCACCGAAGGCGCGGAAGCGATCGAAGCCTCCTACACGCGCCAGCTCGGCCGCCTGAAGGATGCCTCGCACGCATTGAACGGCGGCACGGGCGCACCGGCCCTTCTCGGCGAATTCGGCATCCCCTTCGATCTCGACAATGCCGCCGCCTACAAGGCGTGGAAAGCGGGCGACCGCACGGATGCGCCTTGGGAAAAACACATCATCGCCCTCGACCTCATGTACAACGCGCTCGACCAGTTGCTCATGCACTCGACGCAATGGAACTACACCGCGTCGAACCGCAACGATCAGGCGGTGGGCGATGGCTGGAACCAGGAAGACCTCTCGATCTACAGCATCGACCAGCGCGTCGACCCGTCGGATGTGAACAGCGGCGGCCGCGCGCTTGCCGGCTTCGTCAGGCCTTATGCCCGCGCCGTCGCGGGCCGCCCCTTGAAGATGAAGTTCAAGCGCGAGACCGGCGCCTTCCGTTTCATCTATCAGGCGGAAGGCGAGGGCGAGACGGAAATCTTCGTACCGAACCTGCAATATCCGAATGGCTATGACGTCGAAGTCGAAGGCGGCACCGTCACCCGCGATGAGGAAAACCAGTGCCTCCGCGTCCATGCCGTCGGGTCCGACAAGGTCGGCGTCATGATCACGAGGCGGTAG
- a CDS encoding ABC transporter ATP-binding protein produces the protein MDKGLRVSLRQETPFPLDVSFDVAPGEAMALVGPSGSGKTTTLRAIAGFHTGATGNIACNGATWLDSEEKINMRPRERRAGLVFQSYALFPHLTARQNVMEALGDLPKEARHEAAAGYLARVHLDTHADRRPAELSGGEQQRVAVARALARRPDVLLLDEPFSAVDRVTRRSLRRELAELRRDLPMPVVLVTHDLDDVRRLAERICVMHRGKILQAGSVKEVMAHPASEAVAELLDLAADD, from the coding sequence ATGGATAAGGGCCTCCGGGTGAGCCTCCGCCAGGAGACGCCCTTCCCGCTCGATGTGTCTTTCGACGTGGCGCCGGGCGAAGCGATGGCGCTGGTCGGGCCTTCGGGCAGCGGCAAGACGACGACGCTGCGCGCCATTGCGGGCTTCCACACAGGCGCGACAGGAAACATCGCCTGCAACGGCGCGACATGGCTCGACAGCGAAGAGAAGATCAACATGCGCCCGCGCGAACGGCGCGCAGGGCTGGTGTTTCAATCCTATGCGCTTTTTCCGCATCTGACGGCACGCCAGAATGTGATGGAGGCGCTGGGCGACCTGCCCAAAGAGGCGCGGCACGAGGCGGCGGCCGGCTATCTCGCGCGCGTGCATCTCGACACCCATGCCGACCGGAGGCCCGCCGAACTGTCTGGCGGCGAACAACAGCGCGTGGCGGTGGCGCGCGCGCTGGCGCGGCGGCCCGACGTGTTGCTGCTCGATGAACCCTTTTCGGCGGTCGACCGCGTGACGCGGCGGAGCCTGCGCCGCGAACTGGCGGAGCTGCGCCGCGATCTGCCCATGCCGGTGGTTCTGGTGACGCATGACCTCGACGATGTGCGGCGGCTTGCCGAACGCATCTGTGTGATGCATCGGGGAAAAATTCTGCAGGCAGGCAGCGTGAAAGAGGTGATGGCCCATCCGGCGAGCGAGGCCGTGGCCGAACTGCTGGACCTTGCCGCGGACGACTGA
- the modB gene encoding molybdate ABC transporter permease subunit: MSLRLGALTVALLIPLAVLGGRALAVTRIKAKPAIEAMLMLPLVLPPTVVGFYLMSGFGAASWFGQAFEWLFGQTLVFTFEGLLVASLIVNIPFAAQPIQRAFEAVGPELREAAASCGMSWWRMLWRVELPLAWPGILTGTVLTFAHTLGEFGVVLMVGGSIPGETRTIAIAIYDRVQAFDEAAAGQMAAVLLMVSLATIAASYLLTQRIGRRHG; the protein is encoded by the coding sequence TTGAGCTTGCGACTGGGCGCGCTGACCGTTGCGTTGCTGATCCCGCTCGCGGTGCTGGGTGGACGCGCCCTTGCCGTTACACGGATAAAGGCGAAGCCCGCCATCGAAGCAATGCTGATGCTGCCGCTGGTGCTGCCGCCGACGGTAGTGGGTTTCTACCTGATGTCGGGCTTCGGCGCGGCAAGCTGGTTCGGACAGGCATTCGAGTGGCTGTTCGGGCAGACGCTGGTCTTCACCTTCGAGGGACTGCTCGTTGCCTCGCTGATCGTCAATATTCCCTTTGCCGCACAACCGATACAGCGCGCCTTCGAGGCGGTGGGACCGGAGCTTCGCGAGGCGGCGGCGAGCTGCGGCATGTCGTGGTGGCGGATGCTGTGGCGGGTGGAGCTGCCGCTCGCCTGGCCCGGCATTCTGACAGGCACGGTGCTGACCTTCGCCCATACGCTCGGTGAATTCGGCGTGGTGCTGATGGTAGGCGGCAGCATTCCCGGCGAGACGCGCACCATCGCCATTGCGATTTATGACCGCGTGCAGGCATTCGACGAGGCGGCGGCGGGACAGATGGCGGCGGTGCTGCTGATGGTGTCGCTCGCCACCATCGCCGCGAGCTATCTGCTGACGCAACGCATCGGACGGCGCCATGGATAA
- a CDS encoding DNA-binding transcriptional regulator — translation MPRLLDNAAGVNPVIRSLMVLEAMNATGKATTLAQLHEETGLPKPTLVRLLDTLISTGHVRRVSRMAGYALTERVLRLSSGFRHGDLVVEAARPFLSALTAEHKWPMGLATLDRDAMLVRLSTRQESPFAMDPDWLNRRLAILVSALARAYIAFCPEEERRVLLTLLRNSKSKMNAPARDESYMAAMVEGIRKRGYANTAAPRGDPAMGLAVPVMQGEHVAACINIRYIGSTMSEAEAVKRYLPALQRTAAAIAANLEERSTAS, via the coding sequence ATGCCACGTTTGCTCGACAATGCGGCCGGGGTGAACCCCGTCATCCGAAGCCTGATGGTGCTGGAAGCGATGAACGCCACCGGCAAGGCGACGACACTTGCGCAACTGCATGAGGAGACGGGGCTGCCGAAGCCGACGCTGGTGAGGCTGCTCGATACGCTGATCTCCACGGGGCATGTGCGGCGCGTATCGCGGATGGCGGGTTATGCGCTGACCGAGCGCGTTCTCCGGCTTTCCAGCGGCTTCCGGCATGGCGATCTCGTGGTGGAGGCGGCGCGGCCTTTTCTTTCGGCGCTGACGGCGGAACATAAATGGCCGATGGGCCTCGCCACGCTCGACAGGGACGCGATGCTGGTGCGGCTTTCGACGCGGCAGGAAAGCCCGTTTGCGATGGACCCGGACTGGCTGAACCGGCGGCTGGCCATTCTCGTCTCGGCACTGGCGCGCGCCTATATCGCCTTCTGCCCGGAGGAAGAGCGGCGCGTGCTGCTGACGCTGCTGCGCAATTCGAAATCGAAGATGAACGCGCCCGCGCGCGACGAGAGCTACATGGCCGCGATGGTCGAAGGTATTCGCAAGCGCGGCTATGCGAACACGGCGGCGCCGCGCGGCGACCCGGCGATGGGGCTCGCGGTGCCTGTGATGCAGGGCGAGCATGTCGCCGCCTGCATCAACATCCGCTATATCGGCTCGACCATGAGCGAGGCGGAAGCCGTGAAACGCTATCTGCCGGCGCTGCAACGCACGGCGGCGGCGATTGCGGCGAACCTCGAGGAACGGTCTACCGCCTCGTGA
- a CDS encoding serine hydrolase domain-containing protein — MNAPTKEKLPALPAQPAGVAWPTGDWPVGELPAGADKARFQRLMDHAFAPDAPADLGETHAVVVIKSGKLVHEQYWTGFGPDVTCPSWSKGKSITQALVGILVKDGKMDIHAPADVPEWQEAGDPRGKITLDLLLRMSSGLAFREDYVPEHPSDVIEMLWGAGKDDVAHFAASFPLEHEPGSYWSYASGTTNIVARAAARAANAFGPDFEAFMRERLFDPIGIKSAKPKFDAAGTFIGSSFCFCTPRDFARFGLLYLRDGVWEGKRILPEGWVDYARTPTWQQTGAEGAYGAHWWLDLAGPGSFSANGFEGQYTVIVPELDMVVVRHGKTSLEMKLNPKAWIADIVDCFRSG; from the coding sequence ATGAACGCGCCGACGAAGGAAAAACTCCCTGCCCTGCCCGCCCAGCCTGCGGGCGTCGCCTGGCCGACCGGGGATTGGCCCGTGGGTGAGCTGCCGGCCGGGGCGGACAAGGCGCGCTTTCAGCGGCTGATGGACCATGCCTTCGCACCGGACGCCCCCGCCGATCTTGGCGAGACGCATGCTGTGGTCGTCATCAAGAGCGGCAAGCTGGTTCATGAGCAGTACTGGACGGGCTTCGGGCCGGATGTGACCTGCCCGTCCTGGTCGAAGGGGAAGAGCATTACGCAGGCCCTTGTGGGCATTCTCGTCAAGGACGGGAAGATGGATATTCACGCGCCCGCCGATGTGCCGGAATGGCAGGAGGCGGGCGACCCGCGCGGGAAGATCACGCTCGACCTGCTGTTGCGGATGTCGAGCGGGCTGGCGTTTCGCGAGGATTATGTGCCGGAACATCCCTCCGATGTGATCGAGATGCTGTGGGGCGCGGGCAAGGACGATGTGGCGCATTTCGCGGCGTCGTTTCCGCTGGAGCATGAGCCGGGGAGCTACTGGTCCTATGCGAGCGGGACGACCAACATCGTCGCGCGGGCGGCGGCGCGGGCGGCGAACGCCTTCGGGCCGGATTTCGAAGCCTTCATGCGCGAACGGCTGTTCGATCCCATCGGCATAAAAAGCGCCAAGCCGAAATTCGATGCGGCGGGGACCTTCATCGGCTCGTCATTCTGCTTCTGCACGCCACGGGACTTCGCGCGCTTCGGCCTTCTCTATCTGCGCGACGGCGTGTGGGAGGGAAAGCGTATCCTGCCGGAAGGCTGGGTGGATTATGCGCGGACGCCGACATGGCAGCAGACGGGCGCCGAGGGTGCTTATGGCGCGCATTGGTGGCTCGACCTTGCCGGGCCAGGGAGCTTTTCGGCCAATGGTTTCGAGGGGCAATACACCGTCATCGTGCCCGAGCTCGACATGGTGGTGGTGCGCCACGGGAAGACGTCGCTTGAAATGAAGCTCAATCCGAAAGCGTGGATTGCCGATATTGTGGATTGTTTCAGGAGCGGCTGA
- a CDS encoding TauD/TfdA dioxygenase family protein — MSQAAKAPQPAPFTLSPLTPLIGAEITGIDLVKPLDTAALSALRQALLDWKVIFFRDQDITTDQHLAFARLFGELEVHPFAPHKQGYPEVLAITHDRDRPGRENKWHSDVTWRECPSLGSVLRAIEVPEVGGDTLFADMYAAYDGLTEEVKEKIDGAVAIHDFAHFRAAMRARGKSEAEIEEMNRKYPMVEHPVVRTHPETGRKGIYVNVAFTQHIVGLEKAESDALLKHLYAQAAIPEYQCRFRWQKNSIAFWDNRSSQHYAASDYWPATRRMERVTIIGDRPR; from the coding sequence ATGAGCCAGGCCGCCAAGGCGCCACAACCGGCGCCCTTCACCCTTTCGCCGCTGACGCCCCTCATCGGCGCCGAGATAACCGGCATCGACCTCGTAAAACCGCTCGACACCGCCGCGCTTTCCGCGCTGCGTCAGGCGCTGCTCGACTGGAAGGTCATCTTCTTCCGCGATCAGGACATCACGACGGATCAGCACCTCGCCTTCGCGCGCCTCTTCGGCGAACTCGAAGTGCATCCCTTCGCACCCCACAAGCAAGGCTATCCCGAAGTCCTCGCCATCACGCATGACCGCGACCGCCCGGGCCGCGAGAACAAATGGCACAGCGACGTCACATGGCGCGAATGCCCCTCGCTCGGCTCCGTCCTCCGCGCCATCGAAGTGCCCGAGGTCGGCGGCGACACGCTCTTCGCCGACATGTATGCGGCCTATGACGGCCTCACCGAAGAAGTGAAGGAAAAGATCGACGGTGCCGTCGCCATCCACGATTTCGCGCATTTCCGCGCTGCCATGCGCGCGCGCGGCAAGAGCGAAGCCGAGATCGAGGAAATGAACCGCAAATATCCGATGGTCGAGCATCCGGTCGTCCGCACCCATCCGGAAACCGGCCGCAAGGGCATCTATGTGAACGTCGCCTTCACCCAGCATATCGTCGGCTTGGAAAAGGCGGAGTCGGATGCGCTCCTGAAGCATCTCTACGCGCAGGCCGCGATCCCCGAATATCAGTGCCGCTTTCGCTGGCAGAAAAACTCCATCGCCTTCTGGGACAATCGTTCGAGCCAGCACTACGCCGCTTCGGATTACTGGCCGGCCACCCGTCGCATGGAGCGCGTCACCATAATCGGCGACCGTCCGCGCTAA
- the modA gene encoding molybdate ABC transporter substrate-binding protein — MKPRRAILLLAAFALASLPLAGPGRAEETPNIAAAATLQFALTDVATAFTGKTGKEVKLAFGSSGNFFRQIQQGAPFQMFLSADEGFVMGLTEKGLTANGEGDIYAVGRLVIMAGEGSPLLADGTLADLGAALEDGRLKKFAIANPEHAPYGRAAKEALDKAGLWDAIEDKLVIGENISQAAQFATSGNAQGGLIAYSLALAPEVGTRGTYALVPEDRHRPLRQRMALLKGAGETAHAFYGFMQGEEARAIMRRYGYVLPGEAM; from the coding sequence ATGAAACCGAGACGCGCCATCCTGCTGCTCGCCGCCTTTGCGCTCGCCTCCTTGCCGCTTGCGGGCCCCGGCCGCGCGGAGGAGACGCCTAACATAGCCGCGGCGGCAACGCTGCAATTCGCGCTGACCGACGTGGCCACCGCCTTTACCGGGAAGACGGGCAAGGAGGTGAAGCTTGCCTTCGGTTCATCCGGAAACTTCTTCCGGCAAATTCAGCAAGGCGCGCCTTTCCAGATGTTCCTGTCGGCGGATGAGGGGTTCGTGATGGGGCTAACGGAGAAGGGCCTGACGGCGAACGGCGAAGGCGACATCTATGCGGTCGGCCGTCTCGTCATCATGGCGGGTGAAGGGTCGCCGCTCCTTGCCGACGGCACGCTGGCCGATCTCGGCGCGGCACTGGAAGACGGACGGCTGAAGAAATTCGCCATAGCGAATCCTGAACACGCGCCCTATGGCCGGGCCGCAAAAGAGGCGTTGGACAAAGCGGGATTGTGGGATGCCATCGAGGACAAACTCGTGATCGGCGAAAATATTTCGCAGGCGGCGCAGTTCGCCACATCCGGCAACGCGCAAGGCGGATTGATCGCCTATTCGCTGGCGCTGGCACCCGAGGTGGGCACGCGCGGAACATATGCGCTGGTTCCCGAAGACCGGCATAGGCCGTTGCGCCAGCGCATGGCGCTGTTGAAGGGCGCGGGCGAGACGGCGCATGCCTTTTACGGCTTCATGCAAGGCGAGGAAGCGCGGGCAATCATGCGCCGCTACGGCTATGTTCTTCCCGGCGAGGCCATGTAG
- a CDS encoding DMT family transporter, producing the protein MPLWIPLTIAAAFLQNLRSTLQKQLTGEMSALGATYVRFAYGLPVAALYLWGLLAFTGAAMPEANASFLAYATVGGLAQIWGTVLLVALFAYRNFAVGTTYSKTETIQTALFGIIVLGDHLSFGAFAAILISLAGVLAISIAQSKLTLGTFWRSLGEKPTLMGIGSGACYGVAAVCYRAASLSLERPDFLVSAAYTLVIVLLIQTAVMTVWLRLRHPAELSASFRTWKVSSLVGVTGALASMGWFTAMTIQNAAYVRALGQIELVFTFASSHFLFREKTNALELTGIALVIGGILLLIFAR; encoded by the coding sequence ATGCCGCTCTGGATTCCGCTGACAATCGCAGCTGCGTTCCTGCAGAACCTGCGCTCGACGTTGCAGAAGCAACTGACGGGTGAGATGTCGGCGCTCGGTGCTACCTATGTGCGCTTCGCCTATGGGTTGCCGGTGGCGGCACTTTACCTGTGGGGGCTTCTCGCCTTTACGGGCGCCGCGATGCCGGAGGCGAATGCGTCTTTTCTGGCTTATGCGACGGTGGGCGGGCTGGCGCAGATATGGGGGACGGTGCTGCTGGTGGCGCTGTTCGCCTATCGCAATTTCGCGGTGGGCACGACCTATTCCAAGACGGAGACGATCCAGACCGCTCTCTTCGGCATCATCGTGCTGGGCGACCATCTGAGCTTCGGGGCCTTTGCCGCCATCCTTATCAGCCTTGCCGGCGTTCTCGCGATTTCGATCGCGCAGTCGAAGCTGACGTTGGGCACATTCTGGCGGTCGCTCGGCGAGAAACCGACGCTGATGGGGATCGGCTCTGGCGCCTGCTACGGCGTGGCGGCGGTATGCTACCGGGCGGCATCGCTATCGCTGGAGCGGCCGGATTTTCTGGTTTCCGCCGCCTATACGCTCGTGATCGTGCTGCTCATACAAACGGCGGTCATGACGGTATGGCTGCGCCTGCGGCATCCGGCGGAGCTTTCCGCGTCGTTCCGGACGTGGAAAGTGAGCTCGCTTGTCGGTGTGACCGGCGCGCTGGCCTCCATGGGTTGGTTCACGGCAATGACGATACAGAACGCGGCTTATGTGCGGGCGCTCGGGCAGATCGAGCTCGTCTTCACTTTCGCTTCGTCGCATTTCCTGTTCCGGGAAAAGACGAACGCGCTGGAGCTTACCGGCATTGCGCTGGTCATTGGCGGCATTCTGCTGCTGATATTCGCCCGCTAG
- a CDS encoding serine hydrolase domain-containing protein: MNIIPRVGKPEDSGFDPARLANITNYFRSYVDREKIAGFSTLVSRGGEIAHFETAGHRDRERGLPMEKDTIFRIYSMTKPITSLALMMLYEEGHFQLNHAVSRYIPSFKKLRVWASGTAEKYETKPCEREMTIRDLLTHTSGLTYGFMYEHPVDQLYRDAGIEGANTVGMTLKEMVEAVSEIPLLFSPGEHWNYSVSTDVCGHLVEVMSGRPLDEFLTSRIFAPLGMVDTAFFVPKEKLGRFATNYFKNPKTGKSGIMDVGDETSTYAQPPKFLSGGGGLTSTMMDYWRFCQMLLNGGELDGVRICSPKTIEFMTLNHLPRGKEMKEMSISAFSELAAEGAGFGLGFQVVLDPAVTQAIGSAGNFSWGGAASTYFWIDPEEDLIAILMTQLYPSSTYPLRPQLQQLVYGAIID; this comes from the coding sequence ATGAACATCATACCCCGCGTCGGCAAACCCGAGGATTCCGGTTTCGACCCCGCGCGGCTCGCCAACATCACGAATTATTTCCGGTCCTATGTCGACCGGGAGAAGATTGCGGGCTTTTCCACGCTGGTTTCGCGCGGCGGCGAAATCGCGCATTTCGAAACGGCGGGACATCGCGACCGCGAGCGCGGGCTGCCGATGGAAAAGGACACGATCTTCCGTATCTATTCGATGACGAAGCCGATCACGAGCCTTGCGCTGATGATGCTTTACGAGGAAGGGCACTTCCAGCTCAACCACGCGGTGTCGCGCTATATCCCTTCGTTCAAGAAGCTGCGCGTCTGGGCGAGCGGCACGGCGGAGAAATACGAGACGAAGCCCTGCGAACGGGAAATGACGATCCGCGACCTGCTCACGCATACGTCGGGGCTGACCTATGGCTTCATGTATGAGCATCCGGTGGACCAGCTTTACCGGGATGCCGGCATCGAGGGCGCGAATACGGTCGGCATGACGCTGAAGGAAATGGTCGAGGCCGTTTCCGAGATTCCGCTGCTGTTCTCGCCGGGCGAACACTGGAATTATTCGGTTTCGACGGATGTGTGCGGGCATCTGGTGGAAGTGATGTCGGGGCGGCCGCTCGACGAGTTTCTCACCTCGCGCATCTTCGCGCCGCTCGGCATGGTGGATACGGCGTTCTTCGTACCGAAGGAAAAGCTCGGGCGCTTCGCGACCAATTATTTCAAGAACCCGAAGACGGGCAAGTCCGGCATCATGGATGTCGGCGACGAGACGAGCACCTATGCGCAGCCGCCGAAGTTTCTCTCCGGTGGCGGCGGACTTACCTCGACGATGATGGACTACTGGCGCTTCTGCCAGATGCTGCTGAATGGCGGCGAACTGGACGGAGTGCGCATCTGTTCGCCGAAGACCATCGAGTTCATGACGCTGAACCATCTGCCGCGCGGCAAGGAAATGAAGGAAATGTCGATTTCCGCCTTCAGCGAACTGGCGGCGGAAGGCGCGGGCTTCGGGCTCGGCTTCCAGGTGGTTCTGGATCCGGCGGTGACGCAGGCCATCGGCTCGGCGGGGAATTTTTCGTGGGGCGGCGCTGCTTCCACCTATTTCTGGATCGACCCGGAAGAAGACCTGATCGCCATTCTGATGACGCAGCTCTATCCCTCCTCCACCTATCCGCTAAGGCCGCAGCTTCAACAGCTCGTCTACGGCGCCATCATCGATTGA
- a CDS encoding DUF1214 domain-containing protein: MKTLIYWGSALAAALVLALGTAWWFVNDYGGTYRSGAWTTSTAYGSVEADMYTRARVALFGLLALDKRETMYYQTRTDSAGEPLSGNCTYRLEGSDLAAHWWSITAYDADSFLIPNERNVFSFSQTTTAREPDGSFVIRISPDPQEKNWLPVKAGEGFDLTARFYNPQASIYADPAAAVLPIIAKETCR; the protein is encoded by the coding sequence ATGAAAACACTTATCTATTGGGGCTCCGCCCTGGCGGCGGCGCTCGTCCTCGCTCTGGGCACCGCATGGTGGTTCGTCAACGACTATGGTGGCACCTACCGCTCCGGCGCATGGACCACATCCACCGCCTATGGCAGCGTTGAGGCGGATATGTACACCCGCGCCCGCGTCGCTCTGTTCGGCCTTCTCGCGCTCGACAAGCGCGAGACCATGTACTACCAGACCCGAACCGACAGCGCGGGCGAGCCCCTGTCAGGCAACTGCACCTACCGTCTCGAAGGCAGCGACCTCGCCGCCCATTGGTGGAGCATCACCGCTTACGATGCCGACAGCTTTCTGATCCCCAACGAGCGCAATGTCTTCTCCTTCTCGCAGACGACAACGGCGCGCGAACCGGATGGCAGCTTCGTCATCCGCATATCCCCCGATCCGCAGGAGAAGAACTGGTTGCCGGTCAAGGCGGGCGAGGGCTTCGACCTCACTGCGCGCTTCTACAACCCGCAAGCGTCGATCTACGCCGATCCCGCCGCTGCGGTTCTTCCCATCATCGCGAAGGAAACCTGCCGATGA
- a CDS encoding DUF1254 domain-containing protein, with the protein MNRKPQWLAVVAVLAVILHLAIVWAVPRVVMSVAMAKIGDTAALNEFTHPPRATDASRAVVRPSPDLAYSICLLDLSQGPVRIEVPASAPYTSLALYSSITDNYFVRNNREDGGLQDGEMIGVVVTGPADEAPANLPEGLAVVSSPTEKGLALVRRVIESDAAMPGLDALRASSVCTPYGN; encoded by the coding sequence ATGAACCGCAAACCTCAGTGGCTCGCCGTTGTCGCGGTTCTTGCCGTCATCTTGCATCTCGCCATCGTCTGGGCGGTCCCGCGCGTCGTCATGTCGGTTGCGATGGCCAAAATCGGCGATACCGCGGCGCTCAACGAATTTACGCATCCGCCCCGCGCGACCGATGCATCGCGTGCCGTCGTGCGGCCGAGTCCGGATCTCGCCTATTCGATCTGCCTTCTCGACCTGTCGCAGGGTCCGGTTCGCATCGAGGTGCCGGCCAGCGCGCCCTACACCTCGCTCGCGCTCTATTCCTCGATCACGGATAATTATTTCGTCCGCAACAACCGCGAAGATGGCGGACTTCAGGATGGCGAAATGATTGGTGTCGTCGTCACCGGTCCCGCTGACGAGGCGCCAGCGAACCTGCCGGAAGGTCTCGCCGTCGTCAGCTCGCCGACGGAAAAGGGCCTCGCTCTTGTCCGCCGCGTCATCGAGAGCGACGCCGCCATGCCGGGGCTCGACGCGCTGCGCGCATCCTCGGTTTGCACACCATACGGAAACTGA